One part of the Mariniflexile litorale genome encodes these proteins:
- a CDS encoding DUF1573 domain-containing protein, with the protein MKKLFTILFIGLASLTINAQDKVAKIEFKSDTVDYGTVEKGSNGVRVFEFTNTGDAPLIISNVTSSCGCTIPKKPEGPILPGKTGEIEVKYDTNRVNPIRKTITVISNAETPTVALKIKGEVVDTKNASVLEKTNKSVVQQ; encoded by the coding sequence ATGAAAAAATTATTTACAATTTTATTTATCGGATTAGCAAGTTTAACTATTAATGCGCAAGACAAGGTTGCTAAAATTGAATTTAAATCGGATACCGTTGATTATGGAACCGTTGAAAAAGGCTCTAACGGAGTGCGTGTTTTTGAATTTACCAATACGGGTGATGCGCCATTAATAATATCTAATGTGACTTCTAGCTGTGGTTGTACTATTCCTAAAAAACCAGAAGGTCCAATTTTACCAGGAAAAACGGGTGAAATAGAGGTGAAATATGACACTAATAGAGTAAACCCTATAAGAAAAACAATTACCGTTATTTCTAATGCAGAAACACCAACTGTTGCCTTAAAAATAAAAGGAGAAGTTGTTGATACTAAAAATGCTAGTGTTCTTGAAAAGACAAACAAAAGCGTTGTACAGCAGTAA
- a CDS encoding pyridoxal phosphate-dependent aminotransferase: MPTISRKGLLMPESPIRKLVPYAEEAANNGKIIYYLNIGQPDIKTPEVALNAVKENDIEILSYSRSEGSDTYRKKLATYYNKYDIKVSHQDIIVTTGASEGLLFLFSSIMDPGDEVIISEPFYANYIAFSTSSGVNVVPAVCSIEDNFALPSIETFEKLITPKTKAILICNPGNPTGYLYSKEEIEKLAALAIKHDLFLVADEVYREFVYDGNTHYSIMQVDGLEEHAVIIDSVSKRYSMCGARVGCLVSKNKTVLQTVLKFAQARLSPPTYAQIASEAALDTPQSYFDDVIAEYVERRNTLISELQKIDGVKVAKPKGAFYCIVELPIKNSDNFAQWLLEDFDINGETVMVAPAGGFYSTPGLGLNQVRIAYVLNKESLIKAVHILKEALKVYKD; the protein is encoded by the coding sequence ATGCCAACTATATCAAGAAAGGGGCTTTTAATGCCCGAATCACCTATACGTAAATTAGTTCCTTATGCAGAAGAAGCTGCTAATAATGGAAAAATCATTTACTATTTAAACATAGGACAGCCTGATATAAAGACCCCCGAAGTAGCCTTAAATGCAGTTAAGGAAAATGATATAGAAATACTTTCATACTCAAGATCTGAAGGATCGGATACTTACAGAAAAAAGTTAGCGACTTACTATAACAAGTATGATATTAAAGTATCTCATCAAGATATCATAGTAACCACGGGAGCTAGTGAAGGTTTATTGTTTTTATTTAGCAGCATCATGGATCCAGGAGATGAAGTTATTATTTCCGAGCCTTTTTATGCTAATTATATTGCTTTCTCAACCTCATCAGGCGTTAACGTTGTCCCTGCTGTTTGTAGCATTGAAGATAATTTTGCTTTGCCATCTATAGAAACTTTCGAAAAACTAATTACACCAAAAACTAAAGCTATTCTAATTTGTAACCCAGGCAATCCCACAGGTTATTTATATTCAAAAGAAGAAATAGAAAAACTAGCTGCTTTGGCTATTAAACATGACTTATTTTTAGTTGCCGATGAAGTGTATCGTGAGTTTGTTTACGATGGCAACACTCACTACTCCATTATGCAAGTAGATGGATTGGAAGAACATGCCGTAATAATTGATTCGGTATCAAAACGATATAGCATGTGTGGCGCACGTGTAGGGTGTTTGGTTTCTAAAAACAAAACTGTTTTACAAACCGTATTAAAATTTGCACAAGCACGTTTAAGCCCTCCAACTTATGCACAAATTGCAAGCGAAGCTGCTTTAGACACCCCGCAAAGTTATTTTGATGATGTGATTGCCGAATATGTTGAGAGACGCAACACACTTATTAGTGAATTACAAAAAATTGATGGTGTTAAAGTAGCAAAACCAAAAGGGGCCTTTTATTGTATTGTTGAATTACCTATAAAAAACTCAGACAATTTTGCTCAGTGGCTTTTAGAAGATTTTGATATTAATGGAGAAACGGTTATGGTAGCTCCAGCTGGTGGATTTTACTCCACACCTGGCTTGGGATTAAACCAAGTAAGAATTGCTTATGTGCTTAACAAAGAAAGCCTCATTAAAGCCGTACATATTTTAAAAGAAGCTCTTAAAGTTTACAAAGACTAG
- a CDS encoding valine--tRNA ligase: MQMPSKYDASQVETKWYNYWMEHNYFHSEPDEREPYTIVIPPPNVTGVLHMGHMLNNTIQDVLIRRARLQGKNACWVPGTDHASIATEAKVVAKLKEQGIDKNNLSREEFLEHAWEWTHEYGGVILEQLKKLGCSCDWDRTKFTMDDDMSEAVIKVFVDLHKKGLIYRGYRMVNWDPEAKTTLSDEEVIHEERQGNLYYLNYKILPPTLSEGEGVMSESSPPSEGLGEEYLTIATTRPETIFGDTAICINPNDERFAHLRGKKAIVPICNRIIPIIEDEYVDVEFGTGCLKVTPAHDENDKNLGDKHNLEVIDIFNDDASLNSFGLHYQGKDRFVARKEIAQELEASGVLVKTEIHINKVGTSERTKAVIEPRLSDQWFLKMQDLVKPAIKAVLGKDSEIKLFPKKFENTYRHWMENIRDWNISRQLLWGQQIPAYYYGDGKEDFVVAETKEEALELAKHKANNQQLTANDLRQDTDALDTWFSSWLWPMSVFDGIRNPENADIKYYYPTNDLVTGPDILFFWVARMIIAGYEYKGEKPFNNVYLTGLVRDKQRRKMSKSLGNSPDALKLIEEYSADGVRVGLLLSSAAGNDLMFDETLCQQGKGFGNKIWNAYRLVDGWEINDTIPQPNSSKMAIDWYESKFQKALIEIEDHFSKYRLSDALMAIYKLIYDDFCGWLLEMVKPAYQQPIDGVTYKSIISIFEENLKIVHPFMPFLTEDIWHYIAERTPEEALIVSKWPVAKELNETLITEFEFASEVISGIRNIRKEKNIAFKDVIGFSVINNEKSSTLFDDIIIKLGNLESIIYVKEAVEGALSFRVKSNEYFIPMAGSIDVEAEIKKLTEELSYTEGFLKSVQKKLSNERFVAGAPEQVIANERNKEADALAKIETIKTSLASLG; the protein is encoded by the coding sequence ATGCAAATGCCTTCAAAATACGATGCAAGTCAGGTAGAAACTAAGTGGTATAACTATTGGATGGAGCATAACTACTTCCATTCAGAGCCAGACGAAAGAGAACCGTATACCATTGTCATTCCGCCACCAAACGTTACAGGTGTACTACATATGGGGCATATGCTTAATAATACCATTCAAGATGTGCTGATTCGTCGTGCGCGTTTGCAAGGTAAAAATGCTTGTTGGGTGCCTGGTACAGATCATGCCTCTATTGCCACTGAAGCTAAAGTAGTTGCAAAACTTAAGGAGCAAGGTATTGATAAAAATAATTTATCTCGTGAAGAATTTTTAGAACATGCTTGGGAATGGACGCACGAATACGGAGGTGTTATTCTTGAACAACTTAAAAAATTAGGTTGTTCTTGTGATTGGGATAGAACTAAATTCACCATGGACGATGACATGAGTGAGGCTGTGATAAAAGTGTTTGTTGATTTGCACAAAAAAGGACTTATTTATCGTGGTTACCGAATGGTGAACTGGGATCCTGAAGCCAAAACCACACTTTCTGATGAAGAAGTCATTCACGAAGAGCGTCAAGGAAATTTATATTATTTAAATTATAAAATCCTCCCCCCAACCCTCTCCGAAGGAGAAGGAGTTATGAGTGAGAGTTCTCCTCCTTCGGAGGGGTTAGGGGAGGAATATTTAACAATTGCAACCACACGTCCTGAAACTATTTTTGGAGATACCGCTATTTGTATCAACCCTAATGATGAACGTTTTGCGCACTTACGTGGAAAAAAAGCGATTGTGCCTATTTGCAACCGTATCATTCCTATTATAGAAGATGAGTATGTAGATGTTGAATTCGGAACAGGCTGTTTAAAAGTGACGCCTGCCCATGATGAAAACGATAAGAATTTAGGTGATAAACACAACTTAGAAGTTATTGATATTTTTAATGACGATGCCAGTTTAAATAGTTTTGGCTTGCATTATCAAGGGAAAGATCGATTTGTTGCAAGAAAGGAAATAGCTCAAGAACTGGAAGCAAGTGGTGTTTTGGTTAAAACTGAAATACATATTAATAAGGTAGGAACTTCTGAAAGAACCAAAGCCGTCATTGAACCTCGATTAAGCGATCAGTGGTTTTTAAAAATGCAAGATTTAGTAAAACCAGCTATTAAAGCCGTTTTAGGCAAAGATTCTGAAATTAAATTATTTCCAAAGAAGTTTGAAAACACCTACCGCCATTGGATGGAAAACATTCGAGATTGGAATATTTCTCGTCAGTTATTATGGGGACAGCAAATTCCTGCCTACTATTATGGTGATGGAAAAGAGGATTTTGTAGTTGCAGAAACTAAAGAAGAAGCTTTAGAATTAGCAAAACATAAAGCTAATAATCAACAACTAACAGCTAACGATTTACGTCAAGATACCGATGCTTTAGATACGTGGTTTAGTTCATGGTTATGGCCAATGAGTGTGTTTGACGGGATTCGTAATCCTGAAAATGCCGATATAAAATACTATTATCCAACTAATGATTTAGTAACAGGCCCCGATATTTTATTTTTCTGGGTAGCTCGTATGATTATTGCTGGTTACGAGTATAAAGGTGAAAAACCATTCAATAACGTGTATTTAACAGGCTTGGTTCGTGATAAGCAACGTCGAAAAATGAGTAAATCGTTAGGGAATTCACCCGATGCTTTAAAATTGATTGAAGAATACAGTGCCGATGGTGTTCGTGTTGGACTGCTTTTAAGTAGTGCGGCAGGAAACGATTTAATGTTTGATGAAACACTTTGCCAACAAGGAAAAGGTTTTGGAAACAAAATCTGGAATGCCTACCGTTTGGTTGATGGTTGGGAAATTAATGATACGATTCCGCAACCAAACTCAAGTAAAATGGCTATCGATTGGTACGAATCGAAATTTCAAAAAGCATTAATAGAAATTGAAGATCATTTTAGTAAATACCGTTTAAGTGATGCTTTAATGGCTATTTATAAATTAATTTACGACGATTTTTGTGGTTGGTTGTTAGAAATGGTTAAACCAGCTTACCAACAACCAATTGATGGAGTTACTTATAAATCAATTATCTCAATTTTTGAAGAAAACTTAAAAATAGTGCATCCATTTATGCCTTTTTTAACCGAAGATATTTGGCATTATATAGCAGAACGCACGCCAGAAGAAGCTTTAATAGTTTCTAAATGGCCAGTAGCAAAAGAATTAAACGAAACTTTGATTACAGAGTTTGAATTTGCTTCAGAAGTTATTTCCGGTATTAGAAATATTAGAAAAGAAAAAAATATTGCGTTTAAAGATGTTATTGGTTTTTCTGTGATTAATAATGAAAAATCAAGCACTTTGTTTGACGATATTATTATCAAGTTAGGTAATCTTGAAAGCATCATTTATGTGAAAGAAGCGGTTGAAGGAGCTTTAAGTTTTAGAGTAAAATCGAATGAGTATTTTATACCAATGGCAGGAAGCATCGATGTGGAAGCTGAAATTAAAAAACTTACTGAAGAGTTAAGTTATACGGAAGGCTTTTTGAAATCGGTACAAAAGAAACTGTCTAACGAGCGTTTTGTTGCAGGTGCACCCGAACAGGTTATTGCCAACGAACGAAACAAAGAAGCAGATGCTTTGGCTAAAATTGAAACTATAAAAACTAGTTTAGCTAGTTTGGGATAA
- a CDS encoding aspartyl protease family protein produces MKKFVIFILVVFLLNDFGFSQGSFTIQNKQKSTKIRFKLINNLIIIPVEINGVTLSFLLDTGVSKPIIFNFLNVSDTLKIKNTETIFLRGLGDGESVEALKSSNNILRIGDAIKLKQDIFAIFDVNLNLAPKLGFPVHGIIGNDIFNDFIVEINYSKNYLRLTEPEAYHYKKCRKCETLNLEFYNNKPYINVEVTIDDKKIPVKLLIDSGGSDGLWLFENDSLGIKSGNTFFNDFLGHGLSGSVYGKRSKIDVLSLKSFVLENANVAYPDNASILFALKHKDRNGSLAGNVLKRFNVILDYQKATIRLKKNAYFKEKFGYNKSGIELAHDGVRFVKEIDDRVLKEKSGSLRNDDAINSTKIVIDTQYKMSLKPAYAIVEIRNNSPAQKAGLLIGDIILRINNKATHEFSLQKVIHEFFDDAGKHIRLKVDRKGKVLSFSFYLENPY; encoded by the coding sequence ATGAAAAAGTTTGTGATTTTTATATTGGTTGTTTTTTTGTTAAATGACTTTGGTTTTTCACAAGGGAGCTTTACTATTCAAAACAAACAAAAATCAACAAAAATCAGATTCAAGCTCATCAATAATTTAATTATTATTCCAGTAGAAATTAATGGTGTTACGCTTTCTTTTTTATTAGATACAGGTGTGAGTAAGCCTATTATATTTAATTTTTTAAATGTTTCCGATACTTTAAAAATTAAAAATACTGAAACTATTTTTTTAAGAGGTTTGGGTGACGGAGAGTCGGTTGAAGCATTAAAATCAAGCAATAATATTCTTAGAATAGGCGATGCTATAAAATTGAAACAAGATATCTTCGCCATATTTGATGTTAATTTAAATTTAGCTCCAAAGTTGGGGTTTCCTGTACATGGTATTATTGGAAATGATATTTTTAACGATTTTATTGTTGAAATAAATTATTCAAAGAACTATTTAAGATTAACCGAGCCTGAAGCTTACCATTACAAAAAATGTAGAAAGTGTGAGACTCTGAATTTAGAATTTTATAACAACAAGCCATATATAAATGTAGAAGTTACTATTGATGATAAAAAAATACCAGTAAAACTTTTAATAGATTCAGGAGGAAGTGATGGGTTATGGCTGTTTGAAAACGATTCTTTAGGAATTAAATCAGGCAATACTTTTTTTAATGATTTTCTAGGACATGGTTTGAGCGGAAGCGTTTATGGAAAGCGTTCTAAAATCGATGTACTATCCTTAAAAAGTTTTGTTTTAGAAAATGCGAATGTTGCCTATCCAGATAATGCATCTATTTTATTTGCTCTAAAGCATAAGGATAGAAATGGTAGTTTGGCAGGCAATGTTTTGAAACGATTTAATGTTATTTTAGACTATCAAAAAGCGACTATCCGACTTAAGAAGAATGCTTATTTTAAAGAAAAGTTTGGGTATAATAAAAGCGGTATTGAACTAGCTCATGATGGTGTACGATTCGTAAAAGAAATAGATGATAGGGTTTTAAAAGAAAAATCAGGGTCTCTAAGAAATGATGATGCCATAAATAGTACTAAAATTGTTATCGACACCCAGTATAAAATGTCATTAAAACCAGCATACGCCATTGTGGAAATACGCAATAATTCTCCAGCTCAAAAAGCAGGCTTACTTATTGGAGATATCATTTTAAGAATAAATAATAAGGCAACACATGAATTTTCGTTACAAAAGGTTATTCACGAGTTTTTTGATGATGCAGGAAAGCATATACGGTTAAAAGTAGATAGAAAGGGAAAAGTATTGAGTTTTAGTTTTTATTTAGAAAACCCATATTAA
- the murB gene encoding UDP-N-acetylmuramate dehydrogenase: MQIQQNISLKPFNTFGIDVMAHHFISVSTMEELKQILSLKEYPNKLILGGGSNMLLTKDFEGLVIHVNLKGIEIISEQTDFVLVKANAGENWHEFVLWCINNDFGGIENLSLIPGNVGTTPIQNIGAYGVEVKDTFVCCDAISIENLHTETFNKQDCHFDYRNSIFKNEAKGKYIVTSVTFKLTKQNHKLHINYGTITSQLEVMKITEPTIQDISKAVIFIRESKLPNPKIIGNSGSFFKNPVISKTDYNKLLKNFEDMPSYSVSDNEVKVPAGWLIEKAGFKGKRFGDYGVHKNQALVLVNYGNAKGVDIYNLSLLIQETIKRLFGIYIEAEVNIL, translated from the coding sequence GTGCAAATACAACAAAACATATCTCTTAAACCTTTTAATACCTTTGGTATTGATGTAATGGCTCATCATTTTATTTCGGTTTCCACTATGGAAGAATTAAAACAAATTCTATCTTTAAAGGAATACCCAAACAAACTTATTTTAGGTGGAGGTAGTAATATGCTACTTACAAAAGATTTTGAAGGACTTGTTATTCACGTCAATCTAAAAGGGATTGAAATAATTTCTGAACAAACAGATTTTGTACTTGTAAAAGCAAATGCAGGTGAAAATTGGCACGAGTTTGTACTTTGGTGTATTAATAATGATTTTGGTGGTATTGAAAATTTATCATTAATTCCAGGTAATGTTGGCACCACACCTATACAAAACATTGGTGCGTATGGTGTTGAAGTTAAAGATACTTTTGTATGTTGTGACGCTATTTCTATAGAAAATTTACACACAGAAACTTTCAATAAACAAGACTGTCATTTCGATTATAGAAATTCTATTTTCAAAAATGAAGCAAAAGGTAAGTATATAGTCACTAGTGTGACGTTCAAACTTACTAAGCAAAACCATAAACTTCATATAAATTACGGTACCATTACATCTCAATTAGAGGTAATGAAAATTACAGAACCTACCATTCAAGATATTTCAAAGGCTGTAATTTTTATTCGTGAAAGCAAATTACCAAACCCTAAAATTATAGGCAATAGCGGCAGTTTCTTTAAAAACCCAGTTATTTCGAAAACAGATTATAATAAGCTGCTTAAAAATTTTGAAGATATGCCTAGCTATTCAGTTTCAGACAATGAAGTTAAAGTCCCAGCAGGTTGGCTTATTGAAAAAGCAGGTTTTAAAGGCAAACGTTTTGGAGATTATGGTGTTCATAAAAATCAAGCTTTGGTGTTAGTAAATTATGGTAATGCCAAGGGTGTTGATATTTATAATCTTTCCCTTTTAATACAAGAAACCATTAAACGCCTTTTTGGTATTTATATAGAAGCCGAAGTAAATATCTTATAA